A region from the Candidatus Limnocylindria bacterium genome encodes:
- a CDS encoding SRPBCC family protein: MGVVEVKTTIRAPAGRCFDLARSVSAHLSSTEQTGERVVSDVASDLLGPGDVVTWEATHRGVRQRLTSKITQFDPPRSFEDEQVAGPFKIFWHRHEFSTTDDATVMTDLVRYRAPLGPIGSLVERVYLDRYLRSFLERRAARLRSLAESAP; this comes from the coding sequence CTGGGCGTCGTCGAGGTCAAGACCACCATCCGCGCGCCGGCGGGTCGGTGCTTCGATCTCGCGCGGAGCGTGTCGGCACATCTGTCATCGACGGAGCAGACCGGCGAGCGTGTGGTCTCGGACGTCGCGTCCGATCTCCTCGGACCGGGCGATGTTGTCACCTGGGAAGCCACGCACCGCGGGGTGCGCCAGAGATTGACATCGAAGATCACACAATTCGATCCACCGCGTTCGTTCGAGGACGAGCAGGTCGCCGGGCCGTTCAAGATCTTCTGGCACCGGCACGAATTCAGTACGACCGATGACGCCACCGTGATGACCGACCTCGTGCGCTACCGCGCTCCCCTAGGTCCTATCGGGTCGCTCGTCGAGCGCGTCTACCTCGACCGCTATCTCAGGTCGTTCCTCGAACGGCGCGCCGCGCGTCTGCGCTCGCTGGCCGAATCCGCGCCATGA
- a CDS encoding pitrilysin family protein: MLYALEARHAPVVSLWVWYHVGGRNEVPGTTGMSHFLEHMLFKGTTKHPKGDLDRLLARYGAQWNAFTSEDVTCYFETVPKARYKTALELESDRMRNALISVEETEAERTVIVSEREGYENDPSFLLGEELQAIAFSRHTYGQGVIGSKDEIKLMTRDGLYAHYRRFYAPNNAYVVVTGDDEPERLIEEAAAAFGPLDPSSDLGEPPKAPEPDQHGERRVVVHRAGGTLPIVMLAFRAPRATDSRAAAISALAVALAGTSTGSDGASGRSSRLYRALVETGLAADVDASFQLMKDPYLFFADATLRPGIKHADVERVLLEELAKLSSDLLAEDEFARVRRQLLASTAFNTDTITWRAYRCGQLLSTGAATSISEWYDKLAAVTREQIRDAASGLFVERSRSVGWFVPEGDLS, translated from the coding sequence GTGCTCTACGCGCTCGAAGCGCGACACGCACCGGTCGTGTCGCTGTGGGTCTGGTACCACGTCGGCGGTCGCAACGAGGTCCCCGGGACCACCGGCATGTCGCATTTCCTCGAGCACATGCTCTTCAAGGGCACGACGAAGCATCCCAAGGGCGATCTCGACCGCCTGCTCGCGCGCTACGGCGCGCAGTGGAACGCCTTCACCAGCGAGGACGTGACCTGCTACTTCGAGACCGTGCCGAAGGCGCGGTACAAGACCGCGCTCGAGCTCGAGTCCGATCGGATGCGCAACGCGCTCATCTCGGTCGAGGAGACCGAGGCCGAGCGCACGGTGATCGTCAGCGAGCGCGAGGGCTACGAGAACGATCCGTCGTTCCTTCTCGGCGAAGAGCTTCAGGCCATCGCGTTCAGCCGCCACACCTATGGGCAGGGCGTCATCGGGAGCAAGGACGAGATCAAGCTCATGACGCGCGACGGCCTGTACGCCCACTACCGCCGCTTCTACGCGCCGAACAACGCGTATGTGGTCGTGACCGGTGACGACGAACCCGAGCGTCTCATCGAGGAAGCGGCCGCGGCGTTCGGTCCGCTCGATCCGTCCAGCGATCTCGGCGAGCCGCCGAAGGCGCCCGAGCCGGACCAGCACGGCGAGCGGCGCGTCGTCGTGCACCGCGCCGGCGGCACCCTTCCGATCGTGATGCTCGCGTTCCGCGCCCCGCGCGCGACCGACTCGCGCGCGGCGGCGATCTCCGCGCTGGCCGTGGCGCTCGCGGGCACGTCCACCGGGAGCGACGGCGCGTCCGGCCGTTCGTCTCGCCTGTATCGCGCACTCGTCGAGACCGGGCTCGCGGCGGACGTCGACGCGTCGTTCCAGCTGATGAAGGATCCGTACCTGTTCTTCGCCGATGCCACGCTGCGTCCTGGCATCAAGCACGCGGATGTCGAGCGCGTCCTGCTCGAGGAGCTCGCGAAGCTGTCCTCGGATCTTCTCGCCGAGGACGAGTTCGCGCGCGTGCGACGCCAGCTGCTCGCATCGACCGCGTTCAACACCGACACGATCACCTGGCGCGCGTATCGCTGCGGTCAGCTCCTCTCGACGGGCGCCGCGACCTCGATCAGCGAGTGGTACGACAAGCTCGCAGCGGTCACACGCGAGCAGATCCGCGACGCGGCGAGCGGCCTCTTCGTGGAGCGCTCGCGGAGCGTCGGCTGGTTCGTGCCCGAGGGCGACCTCTCATGA
- a CDS encoding pitrilysin family protein, which yields MNKVHRSVLPNGLRIATVPIAGLRSTSVFLAVEAGQWFEPAGRPGIARLAAQTMLRGTKRRDGAIWATALDALGAVARLDVGSHAAVFSAQCLGDDLGELLGLIAEAVRTPALADAEIEFVRGQTLAHLEKDERDTRAVSDRVWRGLVYPTGHPFHAPAIGDTAVVRSATAEDIRAYHKSAIAPDGAVLIVAGATTADAVKDAAGRAFGDWPKRAKPQSASYPPVALAATKRRVEVVPDKTQSDVIIGWPGLPRTDPRFTAARVTNMVYAADTFASRAGNVIRDQLGLAYYVFSGIGASCGQSPWIVRMGVNPKNVHRAIEVALDELRKITVGQIADDDLALAKDKLVGELDVALESPAGVASMVLEAEMFELGEDHFERYPRELRAVTKEQVIETARAFLPPDRYALAVAGPALPEALV from the coding sequence ATGAACAAGGTCCACCGCAGCGTGCTCCCGAACGGCCTGCGCATCGCGACGGTCCCGATCGCGGGCCTTCGCTCGACCTCGGTGTTCCTCGCCGTCGAGGCGGGGCAATGGTTCGAGCCTGCCGGCCGACCGGGCATCGCGCGTCTGGCGGCGCAGACGATGCTGCGCGGGACGAAGCGGCGCGACGGCGCGATCTGGGCAACGGCGCTCGACGCGCTCGGCGCGGTCGCCCGTCTCGACGTCGGGTCGCACGCCGCGGTGTTCAGCGCGCAGTGTCTCGGCGACGATCTCGGCGAACTGCTCGGACTCATCGCGGAGGCCGTGCGAACACCGGCGCTGGCGGATGCGGAGATCGAGTTCGTGCGCGGCCAGACGCTCGCGCATCTCGAGAAGGACGAGCGCGACACTCGCGCCGTTTCGGACCGCGTCTGGCGGGGGCTGGTGTACCCGACGGGGCATCCGTTCCATGCACCCGCGATCGGCGACACGGCCGTCGTGCGGTCGGCGACCGCCGAAGACATCCGCGCGTATCACAAGAGCGCGATCGCCCCGGACGGCGCCGTGCTCATCGTCGCAGGCGCGACGACCGCGGATGCGGTGAAGGACGCCGCAGGTCGAGCGTTCGGGGACTGGCCGAAACGAGCCAAGCCACAGAGTGCCAGCTATCCTCCGGTCGCGCTCGCGGCGACCAAACGCCGTGTCGAGGTCGTGCCGGACAAGACGCAGAGCGACGTGATCATCGGCTGGCCCGGCCTACCGCGTACCGATCCGCGCTTCACGGCCGCGCGCGTCACGAACATGGTCTACGCGGCCGACACGTTCGCGAGCCGCGCGGGCAACGTCATCCGCGACCAGCTCGGCCTGGCGTATTACGTGTTCAGCGGCATCGGCGCGAGCTGCGGGCAATCGCCGTGGATCGTGCGCATGGGTGTCAACCCGAAGAATGTGCATCGCGCGATCGAGGTCGCGCTCGACGAGCTGCGCAAGATCACGGTCGGCCAGATCGCCGACGACGACCTGGCGCTGGCGAAGGACAAGCTCGTCGGGGAGCTCGACGTCGCGCTCGAGAGTCCCGCCGGCGTTGCATCGATGGTGCTCGAGGCTGAGATGTTCGAGCTAGGCGAAGACCACTTCGAGCGCTATCCGCGCGAGCTCCGCGCGGTCACGAAGGAGCAGGTGATCGAGACCGCTCGCGCGTTCTTGCCGCCGGATCGCTACGCGCTCGCGGTCGCTGGTCCCGCGCTCCCCGAGGCGCTCGTTTGA
- a CDS encoding DUF2255 family protein, protein MATFPPAVLKSLDDTSVVEIETRSAKGTKHLIPIWIVVVDGVAYVRSVRGPAGRWYRELLAKGEGAVLVGGRRVPVRATKDSSAKAIEAVSAALRKKYARSGQSLQSMLRTNVLDTTVRLDPVARTQKP, encoded by the coding sequence ATGGCGACCTTCCCGCCCGCCGTACTGAAAAGCCTCGATGACACCAGCGTCGTCGAGATCGAGACGCGCTCGGCGAAGGGGACGAAGCACCTGATCCCGATCTGGATCGTGGTGGTCGACGGCGTTGCGTACGTTCGCTCGGTGCGCGGCCCCGCGGGTCGCTGGTACCGCGAGCTCCTCGCGAAGGGCGAGGGCGCGGTGCTGGTTGGCGGGAGGCGCGTCCCGGTGCGCGCGACGAAGGACAGCTCCGCTAAGGCGATCGAGGCTGTGAGCGCCGCGCTACGTAAGAAGTACGCGCGCAGCGGCCAGTCGCTCCAGTCGATGCTGCGCACCAACGTCTTGGACACGACCGTCCGTCTCGACCCGGTCGCGCGAACGCAGAAGCCCTAA